The genomic DNA TGCCCTGGACGATGTCCAAATCGAATCCCGTTCCCGCACTGCGGCTTAATACGATTCAAACCGAATTTATTCAGAACGAGTGTGCCACTGCTGGCTTACCAGCAGTGTTTTTTATTGACTGTTTTGATTTTCAATTTGTTTTCTCCTTCCCAGGGTGACATCTTAAAAAAGGACCTCCGGGGTGGTGGAGGCGTTCCGCTTATGCAAAGGCCCCGGAAGTTCAACGATTCGGGGGCTTCTCTTCGAGAGCACCCCCGCCACCCGGGTTTGATTATTTTCCAGTATTCAACTGGTGATCACCAGTGTTCCAATAAATTGTTGAAATTCTCCAATAGAATCTTCAGGAGCTATTCAGAGAACAACTTTTAGCCTCTAAAATCCATGAAGAACCATTGAACCAAGCAACTGGAGCGTATATGTGGGATCTCTCAATTTCAATTCTGGTCTTCAGTCTCTTATCTGCTTCTAACTCTTACGCTGCAGAGCCCAACTGGCCTCAGTTTCGAGGCCCCTCAGGGCAAGGATATGCAGTCGGTGCAGAGATTCCAGTAAAGTTTGATGAAGAAACCAACATCACCTGGAAACAGGCAATTCCGGGGCTGGGCTGGTCAACTCCTGTTGTCTGGGGTGATCAAGTCTGGTTAACGACAGCTGTCGATCTGGAGGAAACGGAACCAGCACTCTCGCTACGGGCGATTGGCCTGGAAGTCGCGACTGGAAAAGTTCTGCATGAAATCGAATTGTTTCGTATACCGAATCCCGAAAAGATTCATGACGACAACAGCTATGCATCCCCAACTCCCATCATTGACGAACAAAACATCTATTGCCATTTTGGGACCTTTGGGACGGCAGCAATTGACCACCACACGGGGAAAATTCTCTGGAAAAATGAAGAACTGGAAATCGAGCATCAAGGGGGACCGGGAAGTTCTCCTGTTGCATTTGAAAATCTGCTCATCCTGACTTGCGATGGAGCGAACGAACAATTTGTCGCTGCTCTGGACAAAACATCTGGAGAAATTCAATGGAAGACGAAACGCTCTGCCCCATTACGGGAAAACAAAATCACTCATCGTGCTTTTGCCACCCCGTTTCTTTGGAACAGAGATGAAACGAATCTCTTAATCAGCCCCGGGGCCGATCAGGTTCATGCCTATGATCCCTCCACGGGCGAAGAACGCTGGCATGTGCGGTACACAGGCTTCTCGAATGTGCCTGCCCCGGTGGCCAATGGGTCCCATGTTTTCGTCTGTACCGGTTTTTATGAAACTCAGCTTCTGGCCATTCGCGCAGAAGGACGAGGCGACATTACCGAGACGAACATCGACTGGACTTATGATCGTAGCGTGAGCACGGTCCCGTCTCCCATCCTGATTGACGATATGATTTTCACAATCAACCCGGGTGGAATCGTCGTCTGCCTGAGTTGCGAAACTGGCGATGTGCTGGGAAAACGCCGCTTTATTGGCGCGTATTCCGCATCCCCTATCTTTGCTAATGACAAACTTTACTTTTGCAGTGAAGAAGGCAAAATTAGTGTGATTAACGCAGACCCGCAAATGGAACTCGTCCAGGTAAATCGTCTCGATGGACGCATAAAAGCCTCACCAGCAGTCGCTGGCAAGGCTCTTTATTTACGCACAGATACGCATCTGTACGTATTGAGAATCAATAACATCAAGCCGCCAATCACTTACTGAGCATTCACTACAGCACGATCCGCTTTCTGCATGACTGGCTTTTCACGAAAGGTGAAATTCATCTTGATGGCCTGATCGGCCAGGAACTTGAGCATCTTGTAATCCATGTGCGGGCAAAGCAGATGAGGAGCCGCTTTCTGCGTATTGGTACTGTCGAATGTTGGATCGTTTCGCCAGTAGGAATTGTAGACTCGTATATGCTCGTAGAAGAATTCTTCCAGCTCCGTGTGCTCTTCAAAATGCGTATCTGCCCCAGTAAGGGTCGAACCGTAAAACCGACACGAAGCACAGAGAGCCGCATTGATTGTGCGTGTTTCGACAGCATTCCGTGGTGTCAGGTGATAGGTATCGCCATGAAGTTTGTCATGCGAAAGAATATGAGCCATCACTGCCGAAACCCAGTCGACAGGGACAAGGTTTTTACTTTCGGTGCCATCAAGGTTAATTCTCGTTGGATAGACATCAGAAAATCCTGTCTCGCCCACAAGATCCTGATTCCTCAAAATTGTATGAATCAACTGAACGGCTGCATAAAATCCATGGAAGGTATTCGTAAAACCATTCTTGGAGTCTCCCACAATAATGCCGGGACGATAGACGGTCAGCGAGTCGATAAAATCGGAACCTCGGACCATTTTTTCAGCCATCACCTTACTCTCTTCATAAGGATTGCCGAATTCCTGACCGACATCGAGCTCGGATGGCAGAACCGTTCCATTCCGCAGTCCACAAACATAAGCTGTGGAAACATGATGGAACTCGCGAATGCCGGCTTCCTGGCAAAACTGCAGCACATTTTTAGTTCCGCCAACATTCGAGCGATAAGGCTCGGCTTCGGGACCGGTGCTGACAAAAGAAAGAGAAGCGGCATTGTGAATCATGCCTGTGCAATTTTCGATTGCCCAGCGAATATCATTGGGTTCCATGCCCAGAGAATCTTCACAAAGTTCTCCAGCCAGAACCACTGGACGCATCAATGGGCGATTCAGTTGATCTTCCCACGATTCCATGATCGATTCTATGCGGGACTCCGCAGACAATCGACGCGAAGGACGCACAACAACAGCCAACGGAACGTTAGCGATCGCCAGATCCTTCATCAGGTAACGACCTAACAGCCCGGTCGCCCCAGTCATTAATAAATAATTTGTCTCGGATTTCGCAGTATTAATCATTATTGTCGTTCCATGGTCCATAAATACCCCAGACTAACAGATTTGCCTCAACAGGATGAAATGTCAATAATATGTTGAAAGAAAACCAGTTATAAGAGCATATCGGCCATGAAGCTGGCAGAATAAGCAGACTTTTCCGATTGGAGTTGCAGTCGTTACTATCGTGAGTACCGTATGGCCACTCCGTATTATTTCATTCCTGCTGCGGAATAGTTTTGGAATGATTGAAGCTGATGTGGCCCACGGAGCTCTAACCGGACAGCTTGATCCTCCTCTTCAGACATGGAGCGTTTCCGTGAACGCAAGGCCAGCATCGCTGGTAACAGGACCAGATCGCCAATCAATGCGGCGATTAAAAGAGCAGTCATCAACATGCCGAAGCGTGCGGTCGGAGCAAATTGGCTCAAACTCAATGCCAGCATTCCAACCGCTGCAATAATCGCTGCTTCGGCAATCGCCGGGCCCGTATGATCCAATGACAGAGCCGAAGCTACAGCCGAGTCCCCTTCCTTCCTCAATTCGGATTCATATCGAAGCAGAAAATGGAACGTCCCATCGACAGCAATACCCAATGCAATGCTGCCCGACATCATCATGCCGATATCAATCGGAACTTCAAACCAGGCCAGTAATCCAAACACAATCAGCAAAGGTGTCAAATTCGGAATCATCGCGAACAGACCAATGGTGATCGAGCGTAACGCGATCATCATTACGATTGTGATAATCACAAATGCAGTCCCAAAACTCGACCAGAAGCCATCGAAAATCTGATCCTGTGCCTGCTTCACCAGTGGAGACAGACCTGTAATTTCGACTTGATAACCAGCCAGGCTCTTCTGGATTTCAGCAACCAGTTGCGTTTGATGTTCTCGAGCTTCCGGCTCGATGCGTGCTGAAATTCGCCAGAAACGCTGCCCACATGCCAGATAATCGCTCTCATCTGCTCGTGAGTTAGCTGACTTTAACAGCAAGCCGATATCACGAGTCGATTCTGGCATCTGATCGATCGTCGGAAAAAAACTGGCCGGTGATGAAGTACTCCGCACCCAGGGATGGACTGAAACCAACCGCTCCACCGCCCGAACTTCATCCATCCGATCCAGAAACGCTCCTTCATTCCCATCGAAATCCACAATGATTTCAATCGAATCCAGAGTGGTCAGATTTTCCTGAATCTCCTGAAAATCAGTCAATACTTTATTGGAGGATGGTAGAAAATCGAGTGGTTCGAGCCGACTTCTCAATTCTGGAACGGCTATTCCTGTCACCGCCACCAGGACCAGTGGAATCACAACTCCGGCATGACGGAAGCGGATCACTTTCGCAAAAATACTTCGCTGAACTTTCAGCAAAGAGGTTTCCCCAAATCCAGGAAATCCGAGTGCGGAAACGACAGCTGGCATCATCACCAGTGAAGTGACCATCGAGACCACACATCCAAGCGAAGCTGCGTATCCGAATTGTCGAACCGGCATAATGTCACTCATGCACAATGACGCCAGACCAATCGTGGTCGTCAATGTCGCAAACAGGCAAGGTTTCCAGGCGGCACTCAAACCGCGAGCAACCGCAAAAGTTCGATTGCGAAACGTGTCAAAATAATGCAGAAAGTGAATCGAAATCGCCAGCGTGAAAACCATCACCATCACAGGTAATGCTCCCAGAATGAAATTCATCTCACCCGAGAGAAACTTCACGCCAGCAGTTGTTGCCTGAATCGCCCACACTGTCAGCAAAATCATTGATGCACTGGTCCGCCAGTCTCGCAGCATTGCCAGCAGCAACAGAAATCCCAGGAATAACGTGAGCAGGAAGAACTTGCGATTATTCTTCGGACCACCGAGCCGATTCAATTCGGAAACGATGACTGGACCACCGGCAAAGGCGAACTGCTCGGTGGTGATCTGACAATACTCGAGTTGATCCCGAATTGCCTGAACAACAAGCCCTCGATCAGCAGTCCCTTCTTCGGAAAGCAGCACAAGTATCGCTCGATAATTTCCATCGACCGATTCCGTCATACCAATCAGACGCTCCTGAATTGCTTCTTCTGGAACCTGCAATTCACGCATCACATCCCGAAAGCGTTTCGAATCCCACGCCTGACGAACCCCCTTCAGAGTTTCAAGCCGTTCTGCCAATGCAGAAACCAGTTGAGGATTGTTGGCATCATTTTTGAAGCCAAGAACGAGCATCTCTTCACTGCCGAAGTCCTGCCGAAATCGATCATAGCGGAGTTTCAATTCCGACTGAGCAGGCAACCAGGTTTCGACATCGTTGTTCGTTGGAATCTGAGCCGCTTCGTAAGCCAGCAATGGCAACGAAATGAACATCAGCACCAGTAAATGCCGACTGTAATTTCGATAGAAGTTGTCGATATATTCGAGCACAGGAACCTGTTTCCGGGAATGTTCTGCTGGGGATTTCGGCGACGTTCAGTGAGTTGCTCGCCATAAATTCCAGCGGAATTATTATCATGATGCATTTCTGAAGACCCGGCCAGAAATGCCAGAAAGATTGAATGTAGGGATTAACCCTTATTGGCTATCGAAAGAATCCACACTGAGGATTGAGTCCAATCACATTCGTTGCGATCATTCGACTGCGAATCATTATCAGAGAGATTAAAAGCGCCAAATTAATCTCTTTCAATAGAATTGATCCCAACTGCCTAATCGTTAAAGTCAATTAACCGGCAGGACAGGCTTCCAGTCTGTCCTGCATATTCCTTCCCAGTCATTGATACACATTACAAGCATAAAACTGGGTGGCACTCTCAGAACAAAGTGATGGGCGAGGTAGTTTCCACCTCATGCTTGCGTCCCGAAAACTAAGGTCAGATGATGACTTCAGAATCCCCCCTCCTGTTCGTCTACGGCACATTAAAACGGGGCTACTGCCGCGACCATTATCTCCAGAAAGCAAAATTCATTGGAGAAGCCAAAACAGAAGCCAGCTATCTTCTTTACGACTGCGGTGAATACCCGGGACTGGTACATGACCCCAACGGTCATAATATTGAAGGCGAACTCTACGAAATCTCTGAAAATGCCTGGCTAACTCTGGATGAAGTGGAAGGTGTCTCTTTCAATTTGTATCAGAGAGCCACAGTTGAATTACTTGCTCCATATCACGAAATGAATGTGCAAAGTTATCTTTACCTTCGCTCCACTAATGGACTGAAGAAATGCGGACAACGGTGGTGAAGCAAAATTTCTTTAGCCGGAGTTTCGACGAAACACTGGCAGTACAAGTCCGCTTCTGGTTATGCTGACAATACCTCACGCATCAACACATCCATACCAACCAACCTTAGGAGCACACAATGATCCGCCGCTTTGTCATGCTGATGTTTGTCCTGTCTTACGGAGTAGCCGTTCACGCTGAAGATTTAAAACCTCAGATGAATGTGAAGTATGGACCTCACGAGCGAAATGTGATGGACTTCTACCCGGCCAAGTCCGACAAACCGACACCCGTCGTCCTTTACATTCATGGCGGAGGCTGGAGAGGTGGCGATAAGAAAACCAATCCGAAGCCGTTCCTGGATCGCGGGATCACCGTCATTGCAATCAACTACCGATACGTGCAGAACGGAGTTGCAGAAAACGTAGTTCCACCCGTCAAAGCACCATTAGGTGATGCGGCTCGTGCATTGCAGTTCATTCGCTCCAAGGCGGACGAGTGGAATCTGGACAAGAAAAAAATCGGAGCGACCGGAGGTTCTGCCGGTGCTTGCACTTCATTGTGGCTTGCATTCCACGATGACATGGCCGATCCAAACAGCGACGATCCGATCAGTCACGAATCCACCCGGCTCTATTGTGCAGCCGTCAACGGCGCACAGGTTTCTCTCGATCCCAAAGAATTACGCGAATGGATGCCCAACTACCGATACGGCGCTCACGCCTTCGGACTTCCAAACTTTCAGGCTCTGATTGATAACCGTCAGGACGTTCTTCCCTGGATTCATGAGTACTCGCCAATTGAGCTCGTTTCCAAAGATGATCCTCCAATCGCCCTGTTCTATCGCGGAGAAGTTCCCGTCGTCGGCTCTTCTCCCAAAGACCCGACTCATTCCGGAGTCATGGGGGTCAAGCTTGCTGAAAAACTCGAATCAACTGGAGTGGAAGTATTGCTGGTGACACCCG from Rubinisphaera italica includes the following:
- a CDS encoding PQQ-binding-like beta-propeller repeat protein — translated: MWDLSISILVFSLLSASNSYAAEPNWPQFRGPSGQGYAVGAEIPVKFDEETNITWKQAIPGLGWSTPVVWGDQVWLTTAVDLEETEPALSLRAIGLEVATGKVLHEIELFRIPNPEKIHDDNSYASPTPIIDEQNIYCHFGTFGTAAIDHHTGKILWKNEELEIEHQGGPGSSPVAFENLLILTCDGANEQFVAALDKTSGEIQWKTKRSAPLRENKITHRAFATPFLWNRDETNLLISPGADQVHAYDPSTGEERWHVRYTGFSNVPAPVANGSHVFVCTGFYETQLLAIRAEGRGDITETNIDWTYDRSVSTVPSPILIDDMIFTINPGGIVVCLSCETGDVLGKRRFIGAYSASPIFANDKLYFCSEEGKISVINADPQMELVQVNRLDGRIKASPAVAGKALYLRTDTHLYVLRINNIKPPITY
- a CDS encoding SDR family oxidoreductase, producing the protein MINTAKSETNYLLMTGATGLLGRYLMKDLAIANVPLAVVVRPSRRLSAESRIESIMESWEDQLNRPLMRPVVLAGELCEDSLGMEPNDIRWAIENCTGMIHNAASLSFVSTGPEAEPYRSNVGGTKNVLQFCQEAGIREFHHVSTAYVCGLRNGTVLPSELDVGQEFGNPYEESKVMAEKMVRGSDFIDSLTVYRPGIIVGDSKNGFTNTFHGFYAAVQLIHTILRNQDLVGETGFSDVYPTRINLDGTESKNLVPVDWVSAVMAHILSHDKLHGDTYHLTPRNAVETRTINAALCASCRFYGSTLTGADTHFEEHTELEEFFYEHIRVYNSYWRNDPTFDSTNTQKAAPHLLCPHMDYKMLKFLADQAIKMNFTFREKPVMQKADRAVVNAQ
- a CDS encoding efflux RND transporter permease subunit, with translation MLEYIDNFYRNYSRHLLVLMFISLPLLAYEAAQIPTNNDVETWLPAQSELKLRYDRFRQDFGSEEMLVLGFKNDANNPQLVSALAERLETLKGVRQAWDSKRFRDVMRELQVPEEAIQERLIGMTESVDGNYRAILVLLSEEGTADRGLVVQAIRDQLEYCQITTEQFAFAGGPVIVSELNRLGGPKNNRKFFLLTLFLGFLLLLAMLRDWRTSASMILLTVWAIQATTAGVKFLSGEMNFILGALPVMVMVFTLAISIHFLHYFDTFRNRTFAVARGLSAAWKPCLFATLTTTIGLASLCMSDIMPVRQFGYAASLGCVVSMVTSLVMMPAVVSALGFPGFGETSLLKVQRSIFAKVIRFRHAGVVIPLVLVAVTGIAVPELRSRLEPLDFLPSSNKVLTDFQEIQENLTTLDSIEIIVDFDGNEGAFLDRMDEVRAVERLVSVHPWVRSTSSPASFFPTIDQMPESTRDIGLLLKSANSRADESDYLACGQRFWRISARIEPEAREHQTQLVAEIQKSLAGYQVEITGLSPLVKQAQDQIFDGFWSSFGTAFVIITIVMMIALRSITIGLFAMIPNLTPLLIVFGLLAWFEVPIDIGMMMSGSIALGIAVDGTFHFLLRYESELRKEGDSAVASALSLDHTGPAIAEAAIIAAVGMLALSLSQFAPTARFGMLMTALLIAALIGDLVLLPAMLALRSRKRSMSEEEDQAVRLELRGPHQLQSFQNYSAAGMK
- a CDS encoding gamma-glutamylcyclotransferase family protein, which translates into the protein MMTSESPLLFVYGTLKRGYCRDHYLQKAKFIGEAKTEASYLLYDCGEYPGLVHDPNGHNIEGELYEISENAWLTLDEVEGVSFNLYQRATVELLAPYHEMNVQSYLYLRSTNGLKKCGQRW
- a CDS encoding alpha/beta hydrolase family protein, which gives rise to MIRRFVMLMFVLSYGVAVHAEDLKPQMNVKYGPHERNVMDFYPAKSDKPTPVVLYIHGGGWRGGDKKTNPKPFLDRGITVIAINYRYVQNGVAENVVPPVKAPLGDAARALQFIRSKADEWNLDKKKIGATGGSAGACTSLWLAFHDDMADPNSDDPISHESTRLYCAAVNGAQVSLDPKELREWMPNYRYGAHAFGLPNFQALIDNRQDVLPWIHEYSPIELVSKDDPPIALFYRGEVPVVGSSPKDPTHSGVMGVKLAEKLESTGVEVLLVTPGVENPEFKNSTEYLIDRLTR